In Natator depressus isolate rNatDep1 chromosome 9, rNatDep2.hap1, whole genome shotgun sequence, a single genomic region encodes these proteins:
- the HEPH gene encoding hephaestin, whose product MESCRQLLPQSLFFLHLLLLPIFAEGATRVYYLGICEVEWNYAPTGKNIITDRSIKDEPEASTFLQPGKDRVGSTYKKSVYKQYSDSTYTTEIPKPAWLGFLGPIIRAEVGDTITVHLKNFANRPHTVHPHGVFYKKDSEGSLYPDAFSQDHKKDDAVPPGGNHTYTWTVPEDHRPMADDPTCLTWVYHSHTDAPKDIASGLIGPLLTCKEGALTGTAQRRQDVDLDFFLMFSVIDENLSWHLDENIASFCTDPESVDKEDEEFQVSNRMHAINGYVYGNLPEMTMCAGDHVAWHLFGMGSETDIHTAFFHGQTLTIRGHRSDVASLFPATFVTADMIPSNTGRWLLNCQVNNHLQAGMEAVYEVRQCSQKAPESSLKGTVRRYYIAAKEVQWNYGPSGLDQSTGKSLQEPGSSSEQFFKHSARRIGGTYWKAKYVEYTDATFRLEKQRSEEEMHLGILGPVIKAEVGDTVLVTFANKASWPFSIQPHGVFYGKEWEGTLYHDGLSWNGASVEPLHNFTYRWTVPQQVGPTANDPPCLTWMYSSAINPIQDTSSGLVGPLVICRPGTLNTSNKQKGIDKEFYLLFSVFDENLSWYLPANIKYYLRTQEAFVKKDEGFKESNRMHAINGFMFYNLPKLEVCKGDTVSWHFLGLGTDTDVHGAAFQGNTVQMNGMRRDATNLFPHSFATALMQPDHEGTFQIYCQTSNHYQSGMKAHYSVSKCGKGAPAPDPQYEEVRTHYIMAQEVEWDYSPDRSWELDHHNISGQESYGNQFLSNENGLLGSKYKKAIYREYTDGTFRIPKNRTSDEEHLGILGPFIWAEVGDVLNIVFKNNATQPYSIHAHGVLERNDGQVEAAKPGDIVTYRWDVPERSGPGPNDSVCVSWVYYSMVDPVKDLHSGLIGPLKVCRKGALGSDGRRKGINREFALLFLVFDENQSWYLEENVKTYAHGNQSKMQDEEFVESNKMHAINGKLYANLHGLTMHQGDWVNWYLLGMGQEIDVHTVHFHAETFTYRNGRSYRADVVDLFPGTFIMVEMVVGNPGTWLLHCHVSDHIHGGMETLYRVLPRPEPVPITLETKGETSPEDEDESHKVVVFGVKMAQEQVEVTVIVLAVAGIVLFLVASFLLGMIIHLERQRRLRRNRRSILDDGFKLMSQNNQVI is encoded by the exons ATGGAATCTTGTCGGCAACTGCTGCCTCAGTCTCTGTTTTTCcttcatttgctgctgctgcccatctTTGCTGAAGGTGCCACCAGAGTCTATTACCTGGGTATCTGTGAGGTGGAATGGAATTATGCTCCAACAGGGAAGAACATAATCACAGACCGAAGCATTAAAGATGAACC AGAAGCCTCTACGTTCCTCCAGCCTGGCAAGGACAGGGTGGGAAGCACTTACAAAAAATCTGTGTATAAGCAATACTCAGACTCCACGTATACAACAGAGATCCCCAAACCTGCCTGGCTGGGATTTCTTGGGCCCATCATACGAGCAGAAGTGGGTGACACCATTACCGTGCACCTAAAAAACTTTGCCAACCGGCCACACACAGTCCATCCTCATGGCGTCTTCTACAAGAAGGACTCAGAAG GGTCCCTGTACCCCGATGCATTCTCACAGGATCATAAGAAGGATGATGCTGTTCCACCAGGAGGGAATCACACATATACTTGGACTGTCCCTGAAGATCACCGCCCGATGGCTGACGACCCAACCTGCTTGACCTGGGTCTACCACTCTCACACTGATGCCCCGAAGGACATTGCTTCTGGGTTGATTGGGCCATTACTGACATGCAAAGAAG GAGCTCTGACTGGCACAGCTCAAAGACGGCAAGACGTGGACCTTGATTTCTTTCTCATGTTCAGCGTGATTGATGAGAACCTGAGCTGGCACCTGGATGAGAACATTGCATCATTCTGCACAGACCCAGAATCTGTTGATAAGGAAGATGAGGAGTTCCAAGTGAGCAACAGAATGCATG CTATTAATGGTTATGTGTATGGGAACCTACCTGAGATGACAATGTGTGCTGGGGATCACGTGGCATGGCACCTCTTTGGGATGGGCAGTGAGACTGACATTCACACAGCCTTCTTCCATGGACAGACACTCACCATCAGAGGCCACAGGTCCGATGTGGCCAGCCTCTTTCCAGCCACTTTTGTTACAGCTGACATGATCCCCAGTAACACTGGGAGATGGCTTCTGAACTGTCAGGTCAACAATCACCTGCAAG CTGGAATGGAAGCGGTCTACGAAGTCAGACAGTGTTCTCAGAAAGCTCCAGAGTCCTCCCTGAAAGGGACAGTTCGGAGATACTATATAGCTGCAAAGGAAGTACAGTGGAATTATGGACCCTCAGGGCTTGACCAGAGCACCGGGAAAAGTCTTCAGGAGCCAggcag TTCTTCTGAGCAGTTCTTCAAGCATAGCGCCAGGCGGATTGGGGGAACCTACTGGAAGGCCAAGTATGTGGAATATACTGATGCAACGTTCCGGCTAGAAAAACAACGGTCAGAAGAAGAGATGCACCTTGGGATACTTG gtcCAGTGATAAAAGCTGAAGTGGGAGACACCGTCTTGGTGACATTTGCTAACAAAGCCTCTTGGCCCTTCAGTATCCAGCCCCATGGTGTGTTTTATGGAAAGGAATGGGAAGGAACGCTGTACCACGACG GTCTGTCATGGAATGGGGCTTCAGTTGAGCCTCTCCATAACTTCACATACCGCTGGACTGTACCACAGCAAGTTGGACCCACAGCCAATGACCCTCCTTGCCTGACCTGGATGTACTCCTCTGCGATAAATCCCATCCAAGATACCAGTTCCGGCTTAGTGGGCCCTCTGGTGATCTGCAGACCTGGGACTCTCAACACCAGCAACAAGCAG AAAGGGATCGACAAGGAATTTTATCTCCTGTTCAGTGTATTTGATGAGAACCTCAGCTGGTATTTACCTGCAAATATAAAATACTATTTGAGGACACAGGAGGCTTTTGTGAAAAAGGATGAAGGCTTCAAGGAGTCCAACAGGATGCATG CGATTAATGGATTTATGTTCTATAACTTGCCCAAGCTGGAAGTGTGTAAAGGGGACACTGTGTCTTGGCACTTTCTGGGTCTGGGCACTGACACAGATGTGCATGGAGCTGCGTTCCAGGGAAACACTGTTCAGATGAACGGGATGAGGAGAGATGCAACCAATCTGTTCCCTCACTCGTTTGCTACCGCCCTCATGCAGCCTGATCATGAAG GCACGTTTCAGATCTACTGTCAGACTAGCAACCATTACCAGTCTGGGATGAAGGCGCATTACTCTGTTTCAAAGTGTGGCAAAGGGGCACCTGCTCCTGACCCCCAATACGAGGAGGTGCGGACACACTACATCATGGCACAAGAGGTGGAGTGGGATTACTCACCAGATCGCAGCTGGGAGCTGGACCACCACAACATCTCTGGGCAGGAAAG CTATGGCAACCAATTTCTCAGCAATGAGAACGGACTCCTGGGCTCCAAGTACAAGAAGGCAATTTACAGGGAATACACTGATGGAACATTCAGAATACCCAAGAACAGGACCAGCGATGAGGAGCATTTAGGGATATTGG GTCCTTTTATCTGGGCAGAAGTTGGAGATGTCCTCAACATTGTGTTTAAGAACAATGCTACACAACCCTACTCCATTCATGCACATGGGGTACTGGAAAGGAATGATGGACAGGTGGAAGCTGCAAAGCCTG gtgacattgtaactTACCGCTGGGACGTTCCTGAAAGATCCGGTCCAGGACCAAATGATTCTGTCTGCGTTTCTTGGGTTTACTACTCTATGGTGGATCCTGTAAAG GATTTGCACAGTGGCCTGATAGGCCCCCTAAAGGTCTGCCGTAAAGGGGCGCTGGGCTCTGATGGGAGGAGGAAAGGCATCAACAGGGAGTTTGCACTCCTCTTCCTGGTTTTTGATGAAAATCAGTCCTGGTACCTGGAGGAAAATGTGAAAACGTATGCACATGGGAATCAGAGCAAAATGCAGGATGAAGAATTTGTGGAAAGCAACAAAATGCATG CCATCAATGGGAAGCTCTACGCAAACTTGCATGGATTGACCATGCACCAAGGAGACTGGGTCAACTGGTACCTGCTAGGAATGGGCCAGGAGATCGATGTGCATACAGTCCATTTTCATGCCGAGACCTTCACATACAGG AATGGCAGGAGTTACAGGGCAGATGTTGTGGATCTGTTCCCTGGGACCTTCATAATGGTGGAGATGGTGGTTGGGAACCCTGGGACGTGGTTGCTTCATTGCCATGTGTCAGATCATATTCATGGTGGCATGGAGACACTCTACAGAGTCTTACCCAGACCAG AGCCAGTGCCCATAACCTTAGAGACAAAAGGAG AGACTTCTCCTGAAGATGAGGACGAGTCCCATAAGGTCGTTGTGTTTGGAGTTAAGATGGCTCAGGAGCAAGTGGAGGTCACAGTCATCGTTCTGGCTGTTGCAGGGATTGTGCTGTTCCTCGTTGCCAGCTTCCTGCTGGGCATGATCATCCACCTCGAGAGGCAAAGGAGGTTAAGACGCAACAGGAGGTCCATACTGGATGACGGGTTCAAACTCATGTCTCAAAACAATCAAGTAATTTAG